A single region of the Thioalkalivibrio nitratireducens DSM 14787 genome encodes:
- the dnaQ gene encoding DNA polymerase III subunit epsilon, translated as MRQIVLDTETTGLDPASGHRIIEIGCLEVVNRRVTGERLHEYLQPDREIDPGAVEVHGITNEFLRDKPRFGDVVDRFLEFVDGAELVIHNAPFDLGFINHELKLAGAGVPRIEQICTVLDTLVLARQMHPGTRNSLDALCRRYQVDASGRVLHGAVLDAELLAEVYLAMTGGQVALGLDQAGPDTAAASTPQRARRSQARLPVIEPGPEELAAHAELVALLEKSSGEASTWRQISD; from the coding sequence ATGCGGCAGATCGTACTCGACACCGAGACCACGGGGCTTGATCCCGCGAGCGGACACCGGATCATCGAGATCGGGTGCCTGGAGGTCGTGAACCGGCGCGTGACCGGTGAACGGCTGCACGAATACCTGCAGCCGGACCGCGAGATTGACCCGGGTGCGGTCGAAGTGCACGGAATCACCAACGAGTTCCTGCGCGATAAGCCGCGATTCGGCGATGTGGTGGACCGTTTCCTGGAGTTCGTCGACGGCGCGGAACTGGTGATCCACAACGCGCCGTTCGACCTGGGCTTCATCAACCACGAGCTGAAGCTGGCCGGAGCGGGGGTACCGCGCATCGAACAGATCTGCACGGTACTGGACACGCTGGTGCTTGCCCGGCAGATGCACCCCGGAACCCGTAATTCCCTGGACGCACTGTGCCGGCGCTACCAGGTCGATGCGTCGGGCCGGGTACTGCACGGGGCGGTGCTCGACGCGGAACTGCTCGCCGAGGTCTATCTCGCGATGACCGGGGGGCAGGTGGCGCTGGGGCTGGATCAGGCGGGTCCGGACACGGCCGCGGCATCGACACCGCAGCGCGCCCGCCGGTCGCAGGCACGGTTGCCGGTAATCGAACCGGGTCCGGAGGAACTCGCGGCCCACGCGGAACTGGTCGCTCTGCTGGAGAAATCGTCGGGGGAGGCCTCAACCTGGCGGCAGATCAGCGACTGA
- the rnhA gene encoding ribonuclease HI, with protein sequence MGVNGDIVYVFTDGACRGNPGPGGWGAVLRYRGQERELRGAEPETTNNRMEMTAAIEALETLTRTCRVELLTDSQYLKQGITTWLPGWKRRGWRAASGKPVKNQDLWLRLDALAARHEIDWFWVRGHTGHPENERADQLANQAIDEMLAAQRLRG encoded by the coding sequence ATGGGCGTGAACGGCGACATTGTGTACGTCTTCACCGATGGCGCCTGCCGCGGAAACCCGGGTCCGGGTGGTTGGGGTGCGGTGCTTCGTTACCGTGGTCAGGAGCGCGAGCTGCGCGGCGCCGAGCCCGAGACGACGAACAACCGGATGGAAATGACCGCCGCGATCGAAGCGCTCGAGACGCTGACCCGCACCTGCCGGGTCGAACTGCTGACCGATTCGCAATACCTGAAGCAGGGGATCACCACCTGGCTTCCGGGCTGGAAACGCCGGGGCTGGCGTGCGGCCAGCGGGAAACCGGTCAAGAACCAGGACCTCTGGCTTCGGCTCGATGCGCTGGCCGCGCGGCACGAGATCGACTGGTTCTGGGTGCGCGGCCATACCGGGCACCCGGAGAACGAGCGTGCGGACCAGCTGGCAAACCAGGCCATCGACGAGATGCTGGCGGCGCAGCGGCTGCGTGGCTGA